The following is a genomic window from Chaetodon trifascialis isolate fChaTrf1 chromosome 13, fChaTrf1.hap1, whole genome shotgun sequence.
GACCAACCGTTAAATGAATATTTGGCCTAAATGGTTTAGAAGCTAACTGTTGCTGGAGAGTTCACCGTCAACACATCTCGAGTGAAACCTCACAGGAATGATGTCGCCAAAAAcgacatttctttcatttttttggtgacacagaaacagtgttgCCAAAAATGAGGGGCAGAAAGAAGGAATGAGGTTATCACATGAcgtttaataaaacaaatatattcaGATTTTCTATATATAACATTTTcttataaaacaatatatataacACATTTACAATGCATGCAGCACCATGTCTTTATAATACTGGTGTTGACAGAATTCAATAGCTCAATTAAGTGCCACCTCCAGTATAATATTTACAATACAGTAATTTACTGCAATAACTGAGGCTTGAAGTTccataaaaagagaaacaaaacagctCTGCCATTACCGACGACATGAATCGATCTTCCCAAGACTTCTGAAATGTCACTTCCTAACTTCCGACTCCTCATCTCTCGATGAGGAATTGGATCGGTCCGTCTTGCTCTGTTGCATCCCTCTGGGTGTATCACTTTTCCAGGAATCATGTCTATCCTTCCGGGTGCTGTTTGTGTCAGCAGCTTTGGCAGGAAAGAATGTCTTAGGTGTTgggtgtctgagtgtgtgtgtcagcatctTGAGTGTTGTTTGTCAGTGTCTGTGACTGATTTGTTGGTTTGCTGGGTGTGTGTCTTGCGCGTGTGTCTTtccgtctctgtgtgtgttcatgcgttTGTGTCAGCGTCTCTGACAGGTGTGTAGGTTCCGGGCTGCAGTCCTGCTGACACCGTGGTCTCGGTCTCCTTTCTCTGGTCGGCAGGTCATGCCGTCGCCACAGTCGCAGCGCTGGAACAGCTCCAAGCCGTGGGTGCCTTTCCTGCGGTGGCGCGTGCACACCTGGCCCTCCGTCAGCACAGGCTTACAGATTCGAGACCAGAAGTGTCTGGCGCAGCAAAGACCCTCAGAGCAGTCTGCAGATCTCAGGCAAGTATCCCCCTCCTGGCCTGCACACACAGggaagagaaagatgaaaattTGTTACATAGAccacacctcactggagacttCTTATGTTGTTACTTGAACTGATAAAGATTGATGATGCTTAGAAAAGACTCTCACCTTTGACAGCAGGAGGCTGATGGCCGTGGGCACTGGGAGGCTTCTTGGCGTGATGCTCCAtggtgttgttgtgtttgtgccagcCAGTGATGATGGATGCATCTGTGCCATCTATGTCATTTGCCTGGCAAACACCTAGAAAGGTCAAAAGAAAGACATTTATTGAGAGCCTGCATTTACCACAGTAGTCACTCATCTCTTGTGCGGATAAGAATGAATGCGTAAGCATGCAGACATATAATAGATAAATCAGAATATCATCAACAATTTGATCAGCCATGAATGTAAGTGTATATATTTCTGAAGGGATGCCTCTACTCACCATTGCTGCACCGATTTCCTGCACAGCACATGGAGTCCCGTGCGCAACGCTTCCGGCTTTTACGGCAGGGCAGGCAGACGCCTCGGGCGTCATTGCAGAACTCATCGCCTCCGCAGTCTTCATCATCCGTACAAACACCTGGCTGCTGTAGTTTGATAAAAACAAGAGCAGCGTGTCATTGAAGTACTGAGATATTACTTATGAAACTTACATAACTGCAACTTCTGCGGTGGCGCACAGAATTGACTTTTACGCACGGAAATTACCTGCAAGGTGTCTGCGGGTAATTTGTGTCCCATGCTACCGGAGGGAGAGGTGCGCGGACTCGGACTGACAGTGTCCGCGCCTTTACTTCCCGACGCACCGGGCAAGTTTTTGATAGCGTTGGAGTTCATCAGGACAGTCCCCGTGTAAACGTCCCCAAGGTATCCAAACAGCGTGAGATACACAGCCAAGACGCGATGCGCAGACGGTATCTGCATGATTCTTCCCTTAAACTCTGCTGCGCTGCAATCACACGGAAAAAAATCccttctgtttgtctgcaaaAACTGAGTGACAAAGTCCAAAGCGGCCTTGAATCCTGAATCCAAAAGTTTCCAGAGAGTTTCGGCACGATGCTTTCGAAGCCTCCTGACTCACAGTGCTGGGATGATCTCTTTATACATATGGACCTGTTTGTCTTCCCGCCCCTCGCTGTGCACAACAAAGGCGGAGGGGTGGAATTTCAAAGAGAGCCCCACTGTACGGAAATGGCCATCTATTCTCCCTGCACAGGACTGCGTTTCACAATGTTTGTGTAATGATAATGACCTGCAAAGTCTGTCTGAATGTCCGTCACTCAGTGACGCACACTGAGAGTAAAGTACACATACAGTCTGGACTTACTGAGTCTAGCATgtataaaatcacatttttactAGAAAATAGTGAATACGTTATTTATGTTCCttttatgcatttattaatGCCTTTAGTGTCATTTATGCCAAGTTCCACCATTTGTGTGCGTTATTCTGCCTTTTCAACACTGACTTAAGACCATTTGTGGAAAACAGTCTTACCACACTGATAGAACTGTTAtgatataaatgtatatattttagtGTGAGCTAACTTGttcaaagtcttttttttttcttgttcaaCTCTTAGAACTGATTCAAATGATTAgaatttctttgcttttccaaAATATTGATGGCGACGAGTCACCACTTATTAATCATTATCATTTGTTAAATGATAATGCTTTATACTTGTAACAAAACCTCACCTGTATTCCTCACAGTGTGGGtttttgtgtttcctcacaAACTCCGTTAGCCTTCTTTAAAGCTGTTTGGTTATTCCAGGTTCTTTGACATTCAAGTAGCCTAACTGCCCTTTGGCTGTGAAGACAGTGATTGAAGTTGCTTGCGTCGATTAACTACTTCATTTGATCCTTCTGATTGCAAAGGGGGCAATTATCCTCCAAAGTGTGCTTGATTACACCAGTGGCGAACATCAATGTGTAGGATATGCAGACCATTAAGGGGTGTGAAAAGTTTACCGAATTAATGGACTTCCGTGGCGAGGCCTTTCAGGGTTGACTGGCACTTCGAGATTAAAGGCAACTctgatctgtctctgctctctgaccCTTTGGGCTCCTCCACTGCGAGGAATGTCCATCCGAAGGCAATATCTTACAATACTCAAATGAAGTCTTGACAGTGTGGGTTTGACATCAGTCTGCAAACAAGGTCAGCTCATCTCacctttttaaaataaatatgttttcttCAATTAAGCAGGGCTCCGCTCTGGGTCTTAATTTGCACCTTAAAGTATCTGAATCACACGAACCTGCATTGTGTCCCTTTCCAGGATGCTGACAAAAGTCTGTCTGTGAAGACATCTTGGCACTTGGACGTCATCTGCTGGTCACGCAGCCTATTTTTGAGCGTAAggatgtgcgtgcgtgcgcgtgcgcgtccatgcatacatgtgtgcatgcatgcgtgttttttgttttgttttgtttttttgcatatgagcgtgtgcgtgcacatgcGTCCGCGTGTGCGCCCGCGCGCGATGGAGATGCGCCAAAGACGTCCTGACAAACACGCTGTAGCACTTTGCGCGTTTGAATTGCTGTATATCTTTTGAAGTAGAGCTTTTATCTCCACTTTACTAAATGTCAGTGCTGGTAAGGTGAGCTCCTTTGATGCACTTTGATCCCCTTTGATCTCGCAGAAGTGTCACCCTGTTGTTATGGCTGAAGCCATTCCCCCTGTCCCGCAAACAGATTTGTTGTGCGAATAACACTGAGACCAGAGAGGCTGAATCATCTGCACTTACCACTAAGTGGATGACACTAACTCTCGGACTGATTATTAGATCTCAGGCAACCTTTGCCAGGTCGCATCAGGCTTAGGCGAGGCAGTCGGTTTGGGAGAGAttctgtctcacctgcagctcccTCGTGTGGCCACTGCAGCAAACTGAACTCcgagcagcacacacagcttccaATCCATCATTCTGAGCTGTTCAAATAACTAAGAGACAAACACCACTCAAAAGTATTGTTTTTACTCTATAATTTTAAAAATCTTACACAGTGGCACTCTGCAAAATCAATTTACAGCAGAATAAACAACATAACACAAGGCAAATATCAGGTAACATTGCAGAAGGCGGTCAGTATAAGACTCAAATCCAATGGTTTGAAGAGTGATGGCATACATAAGGCTTTGTGATAAACATAACCTGCCCTTAATACAGTAAAATACTTACGGTATGCCTACAGAAGTAAgatttcctctcattttttaGCTCCCCATCAACATTACTTCAAGATTTATATAATATCAATGCAagtgtgtcagtctgtttggCCTCCTGGGATCAAATACGCATCGTTCATCTTCATTCAAAccaaataataaaatgacagtttggatgatgatgcattttgatCAATGCTGTCATACTGTCAAGGATTGTCAACAGTGGTAAACAAGTATGGAATGccatttaatatatttatatttccatttgtttgtaTATTTCCTCCTTCAGGATTTATTTCAAAGGcatatttatgtatttcatATTGACTTAAAAGGCATTCCGTGAACTAGAATTTTGTTTTGGTAATCGTAAAAAGTTCAAAACTGCAAATCATTCTTGCCATCTCTAAATGCTCACATTTCATGTCTGAGTCGGGAGATGGATGGTCCCTCTGAGCCATTGTTCACTTTTGATCAGGCCAGTTGAGGTGGACTTCACGAGACCACATTAGATACACAGAGAAAAGCACGTCATTGCAGCCGTATCAGGGTTGAGCATTTTACTGTCAGTAAATGTTCCTGTGAGATAAAATCAGAGGGGTAAAGCAGGGAATGTATTCCACATACAGTTTTGTGAGCCATCAAATGACTAGAAATTCTCTTTCCATTGtgattaatgtatttattagaTATAACAAAGGATGAGAAGCAGCCGTCTAAGAGGACACATACGTTTTTGAGGTGTATATGTGTTCATGCAGCATCGAAAAGGACTTGTGGTGTTAATTTTGTATGCCATTGATTTAAGGCACTTACATTTCTTCTGATTTTATGCTCTGACTTTTGGACATGAGAGGTGATGAGCTGGGTGAGAGATCATGGCGCGAAGTTGGGAGTTTCACAGAatgtcatcttgtttttttttcctatcgCCATCTGTCtataaaagacattttaaaagttcCATAAGGTGATGTTAAGCCAAGATAGTCTTCAGATTATGTGATTGTGGTAAATTTTGCCTCCAAAGGAGAGGATGGTTAATTCATATGGATGAACTTAACATAGTTAAACCTGTTTAAAAACCTCGAGGGCGCCACGTAGCACAATGTACCACGGTGTCAAGTGATATCAAACAAATCTTCACTTAAGTTTACAAACTGACACAAGCCTCCAATTTTCTAAAAGAAGGAAGTCAAGTACGTTACAAAGAAACCAAGCACAAAAAAATCACCATACAAAAACAATAACCAGTACTGTCATCTCACCATCGCTTATTATAATTTATCTATAACAGCACCAAAGACATTGAAACCATGTTCACAGTTATGTCAGAACTATACATGAGCGAACAGAGGACGAGGCATTTGGGTGATTTAAAACCAGAGGAAGTGTTCAGGTAGTGAAGCATTCATATGCGTgattaaaagcattttaaaggACAAAAAACGAGTGTGACTTCATCTACTGAAGCTTAAAATTAGCGATAACTGCTGATTTTCTCAGTTAATGGTCTTAAGTGCATAATGACACATTGCTTCATGTAAATACTAGCTGACATTTCATGTGTGTCGGTGTGGGATTC
Proteins encoded in this region:
- the LOC139341465 gene encoding dickkopf-related protein 1-like codes for the protein MQIPSAHRVLAVYLTLFGYLGDVYTGTVLMNSNAIKNLPGASGSKGADTVSPSPRTSPSGSMGHKLPADTLQQPGVCTDDEDCGGDEFCNDARGVCLPCRKSRKRCARDSMCCAGNRCSNGVCQANDIDGTDASIITGWHKHNNTMEHHAKKPPSAHGHQPPAVKGQEGDTCLRSADCSEGLCCARHFWSRICKPVLTEGQVCTRHRRKGTHGLELFQRCDCGDGMTCRPEKGDRDHGVSRTAARNLHTCQRR